The Ahaetulla prasina isolate Xishuangbanna chromosome 3, ASM2864084v1, whole genome shotgun sequence genome window below encodes:
- the HPDL gene encoding 4-hydroxyphenylpyruvate dioxygenase-like protein: MSAVLKRLCYIGFHVLQGQQLASHLVQRFGFELFAIREAERKRQQAFRRGDAIFVVNEEREQTENKFSSSDLPSDCYKHQGILYDVNLQYRVSTASNICFEVEDVPGISRNLQEKGCKILIPPTTEADENGFVTYSVVMSIVGNVSHTFLDRSQYGGSFLPGFCEVEVSPKKFQKEKETIHFDHITYACLQGSSQAVLNWYKQCFGFQRFFIHHQDDAAEGFRIQGEGMGLRLTAMQYSDDRLSPFEPDCKFVLAESLPRQRMGQVDTFLQQHEGAGIQHVALCTTDIVSTAAAMAKSGVSFFKPPVSYYNEKSKEEMQQIGQDLQLLKDYGILFDATIDDKGQDNSPSLLEKQYLMQIFTKPLFTEETFFIELIERHGAAGFGEGNVRALWKSVQDYMDQQQRPNLLENEA, encoded by the coding sequence ATGTCTGCTGTTCTGAAGCGGTTGTGTTATATTGGATTCCATGTTCTTCAGGGCCAACAGCTGGCAAGTCACCTGGTGCAAAGGTTTGGCTTCGAGCTGTTTGCTATACGGGAAGCTGAGAGGAAGAGGCAGCAGGCTTTCCGAAGAGGAGATGCTATTTTTGTTGTCAATGAAGAACGGGAGCAGACTGAGAACAAGTTTTCATCTTCAGATTTGCCTTCAGACTGCTATAAGCATCAAGGGATCCTGTATGATGTGAACCTGCAGTACAGAGTCAGTACAGCTTCCAATATTTGCTTTGAGGTAGAGGATGTCCCTGGAATCTCCCGAAATCTTCAAGAGAAAGGCTGTAAGATCCTTATTCCTCCCACCACTGAAGCAGATGAAAATGGCTTTGTTACTTACTCTGTAGTGATGTCCATTGTGGGCAATGTCAGCCATACTTTTCTTGATCGATCCCAGTATGGTGGGTCATTCCTGCCTGGTTTCTGTGAAGTTGAAGTTTCCCCCAAGAAATTCCAGAAGGAGAAGGAAACCATACATTTTGACCACATCACCTATGCCTGTCTGCAAGGTAGCTCACAAGCTGTGCTGAACTGGTACAAGCAGTGTTTTGGTTTCCAGCGCTTCTTCATCCACCATCAAGATGATGCTGCAGAAGGCTTTCGAATTCAGGGGGAAGGCATGGGCCTTCGTCTTACTGCCATGCAATACAGTGATGATCGGTTGTCACCCTTTGAGCCCGACTGTAAATTTGTTCTGGCTGAGTCACTGCCAAGGCAAAGGATGGGCCAGGTGGACACTTTTTTACAGCAGCATGAAGGAGCTGGCATCCAGCATGTGGCCCTTTGTACTACAGACATTGTAAGTACTGCTGCAGCCATGGCAAAGTCAGGAGTAAGCTTTTTCAAGCCACCCGTATCATATTACAATGAGAAAAGCAAAGAGGAGATGCAGCAAATTGGGCAAGATCTTCAGCTCCTGAAAGACTACGGCATCCTTTTTGATGCAACGATAGATGACAAAGGGCAGGACAACAGCCCTAGCCTGCTTGAGAAGCAATACCTGATGCAGATCTTCACTAAACCTCTTTTTACAGAGGAGACCTTCTTCATAGAACTCATTGAGCGTCATGGGGCTGCAGGTTTCGGTGAGGGAAATGTCCGTGCTCTTTGGAAATCTGTACAGGATTATATGGATCAGCAGCAAAGACCCAATCTACTCGAGAACGAAGCCTGA